The segment CGCGCCCAGAGGAAGTGGTCGAGGTCCTCCTTCCGCTCGAACGAGGTGCCGTACAGCCGCTGGAGGACGGGATTGCCCTCCTTGGCGCGCCAGTAGGCCCCGGCGACGCTCAGCAGCTTGAAGTGCCGGATGCGCCCCGTCGACGGCACGTGCGGGCCGCGGCAGAGGTCGACGAACTCCCCCTGCTTGTAGACGGAGATCGTGGCGTCCGGGGGCAGCTCGTCGATGATCTCCACCTTGTACGGCTCGTTGAGCTCGAGGAAGAACGCGCGCGCCTTCTCGCGCGGCCACTCCTCGCGCTCGATCGGGTAGTCCGCCTCGACGATGCGCCGCATCTCCGCCTCGATCCGCGCCAGGTCCTCTTCCGACGGCGCGTGGGGCAGGTCGATGTCGTAGTAGAAGCCGTCCTCAAGCGCGGGGCCGGTGCCGAGCTTGGCCTCGGGCCACAACCGCTTCACGGCCTGGGCCATCACGTGCGTGGACGAGTGGCGGAAGACGGCGCGGCCCTCCTCGTCGGCGAACGTGAGAATCCGGATCTCCGCGTCTTCGAGGATCGGACGATCGAGGTCGACGAGCTCGCCGTTGACCTTCGCGGCCAGCGCCGCCTGGGCGAGTCGCGGGCCGATGGCCTGCGCGACCTGCAGGGCGGTCGTGCCGGCGGGCACGCGGCGCTCGCTGCCGTCCGGCAGGCGAAGTCGAAT is part of the Clostridia bacterium genome and harbors:
- a CDS encoding TGS domain-containing protein, whose protein sequence is MESREIRLRLPDGSERRVPAGTTALQVAQAIGPRLAQAALAAKVNGELVDLDRPILEDAEIRILTFADEEGRAVFRHSSTHVMAQAVKRLWPEAKLGTGPALEDGFYYDIDLPHAPSEEDLARIEAEMRRIVEADYPIEREEWPREKARAFFLELNEPYKVEIIDELPPDATISVYKQGEFVDLCRGPHVPSTGRIRHFKLLSVAGAYWRAKEGNPVLQRLYGTSFERKEDLDHFLWAR